The DNA region TCCGGTTTTCTACGTCCAATATGCCCATGCGCGGATCGCCTCGCTCGGACGGCGCGCGGAAGAGGCCGGGATTGTCCTGCCCGCGCCCGACCTGTCCCTTCTTGGGACGGCGGAACTGGGGCTGGTCAAGCTGGCGGCGCAGTTCCCGCGGGTGGTGGAAGGGGCTGCGCTGCAGCGCGAACCGCACCGGATTGCCTTCTATCTCAATGACTTGGCGTCGGCGTTCCACGGCTGGTGGAATATGGGCAATGACGATCCGCGTGCGCGCGTCATCCTGGCCGACGATCCGGCGCTCACCGCGACCCGGCTTTTCCTAGCGCAGGGAATAGGGCAGATTGTCCGCAACGGGCTGGCGCTGATGGGCGTGGCCGCGTTGACGGAAATGCAGTGAGGCGCTGAAAGATGAGCGATTATGCCCGCGGGCGGCTGGACCTGGACGATGAGGATCGCCTGCCCTGGCTGGAGCCGGCGATGGATGATGAGGCGGAAGATCGGATATCGCCGCTGCGCCTGCTGGGCCTGATCCTGCTCGGCCTCGCGCTGATCGGCGCAGTGGTCGCGGGCGTGTGGTGGCTGCAGAATCGCGGTGGCGCGGGCGGTGCGGGTGAAGGGCAACTGATTGCCGCGCCGAGCGAGTCCTACAAGATCGCCGCCAATGAAGCCGACGCCAAGAAATTCGACGGCGAAGGCGATGCCAGCTTCGCCGCCAGCGAAGGCGTGCTGCGCGACGGGCGGATCGATCCCAGCCGCGTGCCCGAAGCGCCGATCGCCAAGACGGCACCCGCCCCGGCTGCGCCTGCGCCCGCCGCACCCAACAAACCGGCCGCCAGCGTGACCGCGCGCGTTACCGACGAAACCAACGTCCGTCCCGCCGCAGCGGCCAAGCCGGTCGCAGGCGGCGCGATGATCCAGCTGGGCGCCTATGGCAGCGCATCGGGCGCCAAGGACGCCTGGACCAAGCTGTCCAAGCGC from Sphingobium sp. HWE2-09 includes:
- a CDS encoding SPOR domain-containing protein, with protein sequence MSDYARGRLDLDDEDRLPWLEPAMDDEAEDRISPLRLLGLILLGLALIGAVVAGVWWLQNRGGAGGAGEGQLIAAPSESYKIAANEADAKKFDGEGDASFAASEGVLRDGRIDPSRVPEAPIAKTAPAPAAPAPAAPNKPAASVTARVTDETNVRPAAAAKPVAGGAMIQLGAYGSASGAKDAWTKLSKRFAYLAPLAMTVEPADVGGSTVYRLRASAGGQASTICGKLKVAGESCLVVN